A portion of the Equus quagga isolate Etosha38 chromosome 17, UCLA_HA_Equagga_1.0, whole genome shotgun sequence genome contains these proteins:
- the CTSW gene encoding cathepsin W isoform X2 — MAQTVHLSCLLALLVAGLAEGFNGSPGGQIQYNRSYSSPAEYAHRLDIFARNLAQAQRLQEDDLGTAEFGVSPFSDLTEEEFGQLYGHRRAAAGAPHVGRKVESEEWEKTVPQTCDWRKAAGVISSVKNQEMCNCCWAMAAAGNIEALWAITYHQSVEVSVQQLLDCDRCGNGCKGGFVWDAFLTVLNNSGLASEKDYPFRGDAKPHRCQAKKPKVAWIQDFIRLPEDEQKIAEYLATHGPITVTINMKLLQQYQKGVIKATPTTCDPQHLDHSVLLVGFGGGKSVEGRRPGAVSSQSRPRRSSSYWILKNSWGANWGEEGYFRLHRGSNTCGITKYALTALVDQPRKRRPVSCPP; from the exons ATGGCCCAAACTGtccacctctcctgcctcctggccctgTTGGTGGCAGGTCTGGCTGAAGGCTTCAATGGCTCCCCCGGGGGCCAG ATCCAGTACAACCGGAGTTACTCGAGCCCAGCAG AGTATGCTCACCGCCTGGACATCTTTGCCCGCAACCTGGCTCAGGCTCAGCGGCTGCAGGAGGACGACTTGGGCACGGCTGAGTTTGGGGTGTCCCCATTCAGTGACCTCACAG AGGAGGAGTTTGGCCAGCTCTATGGGCATCGGAGGGCGGCTGCAGGGGCCCCCCATGTGGGCAGAAAGGTAGAGTCTGAAGAGTGGGAGAAGACAGTGCCCCAGACCTGTGACTGGCGGAAGGCAGCCGGTGTCATCTCATCCGTCAAGAACCAG GAAATGTGTAACTGCTGCTGGGCCATGGCGGCTGCGGGCAACATTGAGGCCCTGTGGGCCATCACATACCATCAGTCTGTGGAAGTCTCCGTACAGC AGCTGCTCGACTGTGACCGCTGTGGGAATGGCTGCAAGGGTGGCTTCGTCTGGGATGCGTTCCTGACTGTTCTCAACAACA GTGGCCTGGCCAGTGAAAAGGACTACCCATTCCGGGGGGATGCCAAACCCCACAGGTGCCAGGCCAAGAAGCCCAAGGTGGCCTGGATCCAGGATTTCATCAGGCTGCCGGAGGACGAGCAGA AAATCGCCGAGTACCTGGCCACCCATGGCCCCATCACAGTGACCATCAACATGAAGCTACtgcag CAATACCAAAAGGGTGTGATCAAGGCCACGCCCACCACCTGTGACCCCCAGCATTTGGATCATTCTGTCTTGCTGGTGGGTTTCGGTGGAGGCAAGTCAGTGGAGGGGAGGCGACCAGGGGCAGTCTCATCCCAGTCTCGTCCTCGCCGCTCCTCCTCATACTGGATCCTGAAGAACTCCTGGGGGGCCAACTGGGGCGAGGAG GGCTATTTCCGGCTACATCGAGGGAGCAATACATGTGGCATCACCAAGTACGCGCTCACTGCCCTAGTGGACCAACCACGTAAGAGGCGGCCAGtctcctgccctccctga
- the CTSW gene encoding cathepsin W isoform X1: MAQTVHLSCLLALLVAGLAEGFNGSPGGQDPGPWPLELKEVFMLFQIQYNRSYSSPAEYAHRLDIFARNLAQAQRLQEDDLGTAEFGVSPFSDLTEEEFGQLYGHRRAAAGAPHVGRKVESEEWEKTVPQTCDWRKAAGVISSVKNQEMCNCCWAMAAAGNIEALWAITYHQSVEVSVQQLLDCDRCGNGCKGGFVWDAFLTVLNNSGLASEKDYPFRGDAKPHRCQAKKPKVAWIQDFIRLPEDEQKIAEYLATHGPITVTINMKLLQQYQKGVIKATPTTCDPQHLDHSVLLVGFGGGKSVEGRRPGAVSSQSRPRRSSSYWILKNSWGANWGEEGYFRLHRGSNTCGITKYALTALVDQPRKRRPVSCPP, from the exons ATGGCCCAAACTGtccacctctcctgcctcctggccctgTTGGTGGCAGGTCTGGCTGAAGGCTTCAATGGCTCCCCCGGGGGCCAG GACCCAGGGCCCTGGCCGCTGGAGCTGAAAGAGGTCTTCATGTTATTCCAGATCCAGTACAACCGGAGTTACTCGAGCCCAGCAG AGTATGCTCACCGCCTGGACATCTTTGCCCGCAACCTGGCTCAGGCTCAGCGGCTGCAGGAGGACGACTTGGGCACGGCTGAGTTTGGGGTGTCCCCATTCAGTGACCTCACAG AGGAGGAGTTTGGCCAGCTCTATGGGCATCGGAGGGCGGCTGCAGGGGCCCCCCATGTGGGCAGAAAGGTAGAGTCTGAAGAGTGGGAGAAGACAGTGCCCCAGACCTGTGACTGGCGGAAGGCAGCCGGTGTCATCTCATCCGTCAAGAACCAG GAAATGTGTAACTGCTGCTGGGCCATGGCGGCTGCGGGCAACATTGAGGCCCTGTGGGCCATCACATACCATCAGTCTGTGGAAGTCTCCGTACAGC AGCTGCTCGACTGTGACCGCTGTGGGAATGGCTGCAAGGGTGGCTTCGTCTGGGATGCGTTCCTGACTGTTCTCAACAACA GTGGCCTGGCCAGTGAAAAGGACTACCCATTCCGGGGGGATGCCAAACCCCACAGGTGCCAGGCCAAGAAGCCCAAGGTGGCCTGGATCCAGGATTTCATCAGGCTGCCGGAGGACGAGCAGA AAATCGCCGAGTACCTGGCCACCCATGGCCCCATCACAGTGACCATCAACATGAAGCTACtgcag CAATACCAAAAGGGTGTGATCAAGGCCACGCCCACCACCTGTGACCCCCAGCATTTGGATCATTCTGTCTTGCTGGTGGGTTTCGGTGGAGGCAAGTCAGTGGAGGGGAGGCGACCAGGGGCAGTCTCATCCCAGTCTCGTCCTCGCCGCTCCTCCTCATACTGGATCCTGAAGAACTCCTGGGGGGCCAACTGGGGCGAGGAG GGCTATTTCCGGCTACATCGAGGGAGCAATACATGTGGCATCACCAAGTACGCGCTCACTGCCCTAGTGGACCAACCACGTAAGAGGCGGCCAGtctcctgccctccctga
- the CTSW gene encoding cathepsin W isoform X3 codes for MLFQIQYNRSYSSPAEYAHRLDIFARNLAQAQRLQEDDLGTAEFGVSPFSDLTEEEFGQLYGHRRAAAGAPHVGRKVESEEWEKTVPQTCDWRKAAGVISSVKNQEMCNCCWAMAAAGNIEALWAITYHQSVEVSVQQLLDCDRCGNGCKGGFVWDAFLTVLNNSGLASEKDYPFRGDAKPHRCQAKKPKVAWIQDFIRLPEDEQKIAEYLATHGPITVTINMKLLQQYQKGVIKATPTTCDPQHLDHSVLLVGFGGGKSVEGRRPGAVSSQSRPRRSSSYWILKNSWGANWGEEGYFRLHRGSNTCGITKYALTALVDQPRKRRPVSCPP; via the exons ATGTTATTCCAGATCCAGTACAACCGGAGTTACTCGAGCCCAGCAG AGTATGCTCACCGCCTGGACATCTTTGCCCGCAACCTGGCTCAGGCTCAGCGGCTGCAGGAGGACGACTTGGGCACGGCTGAGTTTGGGGTGTCCCCATTCAGTGACCTCACAG AGGAGGAGTTTGGCCAGCTCTATGGGCATCGGAGGGCGGCTGCAGGGGCCCCCCATGTGGGCAGAAAGGTAGAGTCTGAAGAGTGGGAGAAGACAGTGCCCCAGACCTGTGACTGGCGGAAGGCAGCCGGTGTCATCTCATCCGTCAAGAACCAG GAAATGTGTAACTGCTGCTGGGCCATGGCGGCTGCGGGCAACATTGAGGCCCTGTGGGCCATCACATACCATCAGTCTGTGGAAGTCTCCGTACAGC AGCTGCTCGACTGTGACCGCTGTGGGAATGGCTGCAAGGGTGGCTTCGTCTGGGATGCGTTCCTGACTGTTCTCAACAACA GTGGCCTGGCCAGTGAAAAGGACTACCCATTCCGGGGGGATGCCAAACCCCACAGGTGCCAGGCCAAGAAGCCCAAGGTGGCCTGGATCCAGGATTTCATCAGGCTGCCGGAGGACGAGCAGA AAATCGCCGAGTACCTGGCCACCCATGGCCCCATCACAGTGACCATCAACATGAAGCTACtgcag CAATACCAAAAGGGTGTGATCAAGGCCACGCCCACCACCTGTGACCCCCAGCATTTGGATCATTCTGTCTTGCTGGTGGGTTTCGGTGGAGGCAAGTCAGTGGAGGGGAGGCGACCAGGGGCAGTCTCATCCCAGTCTCGTCCTCGCCGCTCCTCCTCATACTGGATCCTGAAGAACTCCTGGGGGGCCAACTGGGGCGAGGAG GGCTATTTCCGGCTACATCGAGGGAGCAATACATGTGGCATCACCAAGTACGCGCTCACTGCCCTAGTGGACCAACCACGTAAGAGGCGGCCAGtctcctgccctccctga